A stretch of DNA from Methanoplanus endosymbiosus:
CTGTACGTGAAGCACGCAACCTTGGTGTTGACGCGGCAATATATGAGAAGGATATTGTTGAGCTTATTATAGGACGTACACAGAGAGAATCACTCGCTGTTAAAGCGATTGTTGAAGAAAATTAATATAAAATAATATAAGGTGAATTAAAAATGGAATACATCTACGCAGCACTTATTTTGCACAACGCAGGAAAAGACGTATCTGAGGAAGCCGTAACTTCTGTCCTCGGTGCAGCAGGTATCGCAGTTGACGACAGCCGTGTAAAGGCACTCATTGCAGCTCTTGACGGCGTTGACATCGAAGAGGCAATTGCAAAGTCAGCAGTTGCAGCAGTAGCAGCAGCACCGGCAGCAGCAGCAGCACCAGCTGAAGCAGCACCAGCTGAGGAAGAAGAAGAGGAAGAAGAAGAAGATGCAGCAGGCGGCATGGCCGGTCTCGGAGCACTCTTCGGATAAATCTATTTTTTTTAAGTCTTACATTATATTTCAGAATCTGAACTTTTCTAAGCGATACATCCCGCTATTACAGAACATGATCTGTACATTAACGCTGACTGTATCATTGCTTCACTGTTATTCTGTCACATCACTGTAAATTCCGGCTGAATAAAAACCTGAAAATCTCAGTTGAGAATGTAAATTCTTATTCCTTTGCGGGTATCAGATATTCATAATGGATGCACTCATTATACTCGCTCTTACTCTCATTCTGATAACTGCACTTGCATTTTCAAGGAAAGTGCCGGTTTTTATCACCCTTTTGATGAGTGCCCTATTCTTCGGGCTTCTTGCCGGGTTTGATCCGGATACAGTCATAAAATGGGCTATTGCAGGCATGGGGAGGGTGTTCTCCGGATTTGCAATCATTATTCTGTCAGGCATAGTAATTGTCAGGCTTCTCTCTGATCAAAATCTCCTCTCTGCTATGATGTACGGGATAAACAGACGGATAAAGAACCCGTGCATCAGTGCCGGAATTTTAGGTTATCTCCTCTCGGTTCCGACAACCTGCTGTATTACAACCTATATGATGCTGGCACCGGCACTGAAGGGAACAGATAATGTTATCTCAGGGGCCGATAATTCCGGTAGTGATATAAATTCCGGGAATCAGAAGAGATCAAATACACTTCTGTACACGCTGGCAACCGGAAGCATAATCTCCTATGTATTTATATTCCCAACACCGGTGACAATTCCTCTGTTTGTGGCTTTCGCACCGGAATTTCCGGCATTCTCATTTGATCTGCTTGCAATACCGGTATCAGTTATCTCTCTTCTGGTGCTGATCGGGGTTTTCTGCAGGAGATACAAATCAGAAGAGTGGGGGGATGCTGCCCGGAATAAGGATGACAATGAACCGGACGGTGAGATCGCCCTGAAGACTCAGCTTAGGGCATGGGCACCATTTCTTACATTTCTGCTTACTATTCCGGCAGGGCTGTTTATACTCAAACTCTCCCATGCAACCCTCATGCAGTTCATCATGCTTATGGCAATGATAACCGCATTAATTCTTGCCCCCGATGAGAAGAGAAAGAAGAGCTTTTCAGAGGGTGCAAAATTTGCAGGGCTTATCCTCTTTGATTTCTGTGCCGCAGGAGCTATAGGAAGTGTAATCTCAGAGTCAGGCCTTGCCAACAGTGCGTTTGATAGCATGCTGCCGGTAATGCCGGCAATTGTGATACCTTTCCTGACCGCAGCAATGCTTGCAACCGCACAGGGGTCAAGGGTTGTAACAGCTGTAATCTCGGCTGAGATTATCGGCAAAAGTGCACTTGCGGACATCATACACCCTGTGCCCTTAATTCTCATGATAATTGCAGGGACATGCTGTATATCATACTTAACAGATCCTTACTTCTGGCTTGTAAAAAAGACAACCGGAGATGATATAGGAACTGTTCTGAAGAATTACACCCTGCCGCTTGCATGCTACGGGATTGTTATTTTTGTGATTGCTCTGATAATGTGGGCATTTGTATTTCCACAGCCGCCCTTCACATAGAGAAGAATATATTTCCGGAGCTTAAATCAATTCTGTCTCCGGATTTTAAAGGATTAAAATAAGAGCTGATAATTTATTTTTTCATCTTTCCACGGAGATATATCACAAAGCCGACCGCAGCAATCAGGGTTATGATTAAGACCCAGGACCACATTGTGGTGCTTCCCGGTACCTTGGGGGTTTTCTCCGGAGTAACTGATTTATCAGGTTCAGCAGACTGCTGAGCTGTATCCTCTGCAAAGAGAGCATAGTTGCTGAAGTGATCTATGCGAATAGTTACCGTCCTCTTATCAGCATCAGTTTCTCCGGAAATAATCTCCCATTCGCCGCTTTCGCTGTTATACCATCCCGCTTTTGCATCACTTCCGTATCTGTTCCATTCATCCTCTGTAAGTTTGAATGTCAGAGTAATTCCGGGTGTGAAGGTGGTACCGTCAGGCGTGCATTCATAGGCATGCAGTATCATAATCTCTCCGGAGATTCTCGTCAGTATAGCATTTGCGACTGCCGGAACTGAGTTTACAGGCACAGCTACTATACTTATACTATCCTGTATATTTCCGGATGAATCTTTTACGGTAACGCCTGTGCCGATGCTTAAGTATGCTGATATATCATCTGACCAGATCGTCACCGGCCCTTTGGTTTCACCTTCAGCACCAAGAGGCAGGTCTGCGGAACCGATAAACTCTTCTGGCTCAACTGTTGCCTGGGCTGTAGGTTCAGCTGTTGCTTTTACAGTAGGTTCAGCTGTCGGGGTAATTACAGGGTCATCATCGTGGCTGCTGCTTCCTCCGCCGCCACCGCTGCTGTGCCGGGATACAGTTATGAAATTCGCTTTTGCGGCATTTACATCACCATACCCGTTGGTGGCTGTCAGTGAGACAGAGTATGTACCCGGACTCTGGTAGGTGTGCACCGGATTCTGCTCAGATGAAGTCTGCCCGTCTCCAAATGCCCAGAGCCATGAATGTGGACTGTCTGTGGATGTGTCGGTGAAGCTTACAGTCAGCGGTGCATAACCACCGGTTGTATCAGCAGTGAAATCAACTGTCATCGGATTTTTAACGGTGATGTAATCCTGTTTTTCAAGCGTGTCAGATCCCTTAAGATTTGCTATTGTAAGGGTTACATCAAATGTTCCGGTTGAGTTGTAAATGTGTGACGGGTTTTGCAGGGCTGATGTCTTTCCGTCTCCAAAGTCCCACTGCCATGAAGCCGGACCGCCATCTGAGAAGTCGTTGAACTGTACCAGGAGAGGTGCATCTCCGGATACCGGGGTTCCTGAGAACTTTGAGACCGGATTAATCAGTGGTACAAATCCTACCAGTGCCTTGGATGAGAAACCATTCGGAGACAGACCGGTGAAGGTGTAAATGCTGTCGCTGAAGGTGTAAGTTGTGTCAAGAATTGTTACTGCACCGTCATCTGAAAGGCTCAGGAGTGAGAAGTTTGCAGGACCTCCCCATCTGCCGACGTAATCTTCAGGTGCTGTCATTACAATGACTGCATCTGAGACATTGATACCACCGAATGAGGATTTGTTTATCTCCATTGTATAGGCAACTTCCTCAAGTTCAGCATCCAGTTCATTCAGAACGGCAAGCTGGAAAGCACGCCCCTGGTTTTCATCAACTGCACCACGGGTGATAGTTATATCAAGCTGTGTGGAGGAGTTGGTAAGTGCTGAGAGTCTTCCGGATATGTTAGCTGAAATTCCGGTGCTGACATGTCCTACATCACCTTCAAGGTTGATGGAATTTGAGATGTTTCCAATCTGTGCTCCGGTGCTGTTGCCTGTCCAGCCTGAAGAGGAATTTTGCAGACCGGAAGTTTCGATCTTTATTTCAATTCCGGGATTCTGTACTGTGATCGTCTTATTGTCATTTGATATTGTTGCATTCCTGTTTTCTTCAATGTTTATCGAAACCTGGCCGGTGTTGTCATTATATGTCATATTGCTGACCACCGCCGGCTGATCCTTTTTAAGGGCAGAAGTTACCGGAGTTATGTTGATAAGTCCGGGTTCCATATCATCAAAAGCATATGTGGCACTGCTTCTTGTCCAGAAAACATTTACAAGTTCAAGCTCACGAACGCATGGCAGTCCGTTTGAATGGACATTTATGTCAACAAGCTGAATAGGTTCAATTCCTGTCAGGTTTGTTGTAGATGAACCATAGACCTGAAGCCAGCCGTTTTCATTTCTGATGACTGAATTTACCGATAGGTCAGGCACTGTGCCATTTGCACGAACATCTATAATCGACATGACAGTCCTGTTGAACTCCATGATGAAGGAGATATTTCTGACCTCATTGAGGCCGGAGGCACTGACTGTCAGGTATTTGGAGGACTCAACCGGAAGTGTGCCGCTTGGTGCTCCTATTACGGTACGCATCTCGACATCGATTGCACCGTCTCTGGAGATTACATGGCACTCCTTACCATATGAGCAGGCTTCTGTCTGTGTAAATGTAATTGGTGAAGTTTCTCTGAGTGTTGTCAAATTGGAAACTGCTTTGAAGTTTATTTCCGCAATTCCGGCCTTGTTTTTAGATGTTATTCCGGAATTGTCAGTGATGTTTATTGTGAGCAGGCCGTTTGTGTTATCAATTGTGTCCCTGAAGTCAGAACCTTTGGTTAATTCTGAGGCGGATGCATTCTCAACCGTAATTAATTCAGGGTTGTATGAAAGAACGAAGTTCATCTCTGTTATATTGTCAAGAGCTTCACCTGTTACCGGGAATTTAACTATGTCTCCTGATGGAATTCTGCCTGATGGTGCATAGAGCATTATTGTAGAGATGTCAGTTGCTGTGATGTAGTCTGTCTTTATGCTCGTATTACTGCCGTACGGGTTGGTTGTCGTAAGGCTGACATTATAAACTCCTTCTTCTGTGTAGATGTGTACCGGACTTTGTTCTGATGAAACATCTCCATCTCCGAATGACCAGCTCCACGACTGTGGGTTACCTATGGTTGTATCAGTAAAGGTCACATGAAGCGGTGTTTCACCTGACAATGGTGTTGCAGTGAATGAGGTCACTGGTTTTGTTCCTGACGGGACGAGAACAAATTCTGCCTTGGTTGTATCACCGGCTGTTACTGTTACAGTCTTTTTACTGTCGTAATACAGGGATTTTTTAAGCAGGATTTCATGGGTTCCTGCCGGAATTTCAGGCAGAGTGTTATTGGTCAGTACTGATGTGTTCTCACCGTCAAGCCATATCCAGGCATTGCCTGGTGAGGAGATGACAGTGATGTTTCCGGTCTTCTGCACAAGGTAAAAGAATACATCGGTTGTTTGGTCTTTGTTTACAACTACGCTTTTGTTTACTGACGGATAGTAGCCGGATTTTTCAACTGTAATATTATGGATTCCGGCTGAAACACCTTCAAGAGTGCTGTTGGTCAGTTGCCCTGTGTAGTTGCCGTCAAGCCAGATTACAGCTCCCGGCGGACTGCTGGCCACCCTTATGCTACCAGAGTCATGATCGGGAACAAGCTCAAATGAAACCTGTGAACTATCACCTTTGACAACTGTGATGGTTCTGTTTGCAGGTGTGACATAGCCGGATTTTATCACCGTCAGGTTGTGATCACCTGAACTTACATTCAGAAGTGTCGTATTAGTGAAATCTCCGGTCAGGATACCATCAAGCATAACACTGCCATTGCCAGGGGTACTGTTGACCACAATGCTGCCGGTGTCATGATCGGGAACAAGCTCAAATGAAACCTGTGAATTCTCACCTTTGACAACTGTGATGGTTCTGTTTGCAGGTGTGACATAACCGGATTTTATGACAGTCAGGTTGTGATCGCCCGAACTTACATTCAGAAGTGTCGTATTGGTGAAATCTCCGGTCAGGATACCATCAAGCATAACACTGCCATTGGCAGGGGTACTGTTGACCACAATGCTGCCGGTGTCATGATCGGGTTCAAGGTTAAAGCTTACCTCCGAAATTTCACCTTTGGTTATTGTGACAGTCTTATTTAATGGAGTAAAGTAACCGGACTTGACCACAGTTATGTTGTAAGTTCCAACTGGTTTGTCGGCCAGGGTTACATTGGTCAGTTTGCCGGAATCTGTGCCATTGAGATACACCATAGCTCCGGAAGGAGTGGAGTTGATCTGCAAAGTGCCGGTCTGCTCGGTTAAGTCAAAGATGACTGCCTCAGTTTCACCTTTGCTTAAGGTGACTATCTGACTGAAGGAATCGTAACCGGACTTTGTAACAGTTATGTTGTAAGTTCCAACTGGTTTATCGGTTAGGGTTACATTGGTCAGTTTGCCGGAATCTGTGCCATTGAGATACACCATAGCTCCGGAAGGAGTGGAGTTGATCTGCAAAGTGCCGGTCTGCTCGGTTAAGTCAAAGCTGACTTCTTCAGTTTCACCCTTGCTTAAGGTGACTACCTGACTGGAGGAATCGTAACCAGACTTTGTAACAGTTATGTTGTACGTTCCAACCGGTTTGTTGGTCAGGGTTACATTGGTTAATTCACCGGTGTCTGTGCCATTGAGATACACCATAGCTCCGGAAGGAGTGGAGTTGATCTGCAAAGTGCCGGTCTGCTCGGTTAAGTCAAAGATGACTGCCTCAGTTTCACCTTTGCTTAAGGTGACTATCTGACTGAAGGAATCGTAACCGGACTTTGTAACAGTTATGTTGTAAGTTCCAACTGGTTTATCGGTTAGGGTTACATTGGTCAGTTTGCCGGAATCTGTGCCATTGAGATACACCATAGCTCCGGAAGGAGTGGAGTTGATCTGCAAAGTGCCGGTCTGCTCGGTTAAGTCAAAGCTGACTTCTTCAGTTTCACCCTTGCTTAAGGTGACTACCTGACTGGAGGAATCGTAACCAGACTTTGTAACAGTTATGTTGTACGTTCCAACCGGTTTGTTGGTCAGGGTTACATTGGTTAATTCACCGGTGTCTGTGCCATTGAGATACACCATAGCTCCGGATGGAGTGGAGTTGATCTGCAAAGTGCCGGTCTGCTCGGTTAAGTCAAAGATGACTGCCTCAGTTTCACCCTTGCTTAAGGTGACGATCTGACTGGAGGAATCATAGCCGGACTTTGTAACAGTTATGTTGTACGTTCCAACCGGTTTGTCGGATAAGGTGGCGTTGGTTAACTCACCGGTGTCTGTGCCATTGAGATACACCATAGCTCCGGAAGGAGTGGAGTTGATCTGCAAGGTTCCAACCTGACTGACAAGGTCAAAGCTGACTGCCTCAGTTTCACCTTTGCTTAAGGTGACGATCTGACTGGAGGAATCATAGCCGGACTTTGCAACTGTTATGTTGTAAGTTCCAACCGGTTTTTCGGATAAGGTGGCGTTGGTTAACTCACCGGTGTCTGTGCCGTTGAGATACACCATAGCTCCGGAAGGAGTGGAGTTGATCTGCAAGGTTCCAACCTGACTGACAAGGTCAAAGATGACTGCCTCAGTTTCACCTTTGCTTAAGGTGACTATCTGACTGAAGGAATCGTAACCGGACTTTGTAACAGTTATGTTGTAAGTACCAACCGGTTTGTCGGATAAGGTTACATTGGTTAATTCACCAGTGTCTGTGCCGTTGAGATACACCATAGCTCCGGACGGTGTGGAATTGATCTGCAAAGTGCCGGTCTGCTCAGTCAGGTCAAAGATGACTGCCTCAGTTTCACCTTTAGCCAGTGTCACAATACGACTGGAGGAATCGTAACCAGACTTTGTAACAGTTATGTTGTAAGTTCCAACCGGTTTGTCGGCCAGGGTTACATTGGTTAATTCACCGGTGTCTGTGCCGTTAAGATACACCATAGCTCCGGAAGGAGTGGAGTTGATCTGTAAAGTGCCGGTCTGACTGACAAGATCAAAGATGACTGCCTCAGTTTCACCTTTGCTTAAGGTGACTATCTGACTGGAGGAGTCATAGCCGGACTTTGTAACAGTTATGTTGTAAGTTCCAACCGGTTTGTCGGATAATGTGGCGTTGGTTAACTCACCGGTGTCTGTGCCGTTGAGATACACCATAGCTCCGGAAGGAGTGGAGTTGATCTGCAAGGTTCCAACCTGACTGACAAGGTCAAAGATGACTGCCTCAGTTTCACCTTTGATTAAGGTGACTATCTGACTGAAGGAATCGTAACCGGACTTTGTAACAGTTATGTTGTAAGTACCAACCGGTTTGTCGGCCAGGGTTACATTGGTTAATTCACCGGTGTCTGTGCCATTGAGATACACCATAGCTCCGGAAGGAGTGGAGTTGATCTGCAATGTTCCAACCTGACTGACAAGGTCAAAGATGACTGCCTCAGTTTCACCTTTGCTTAAGGTGACTATCTGACTGAAGGAATCGTAACCGGACTTTGTAACAGTTATGTTGTACGTTCCAACCGGTTTGTTGGTCAGGGTTACATTGGTTAATTCACCGGTGTCTGTGCCATTGAGATACACCATAGCTCCGGATGGAGTGGAGTTGATCTGCAAAGTGCCGATCTGCTCGGTTAAGTCAAAGATGACTGCCTCAGTTTCACCTTTGCTTAAGGTGACGATCTGACTGGAGGAATCATAGCCGGACTTTGCAACTGTTATGTTGTACGTTCCAACCGGTTTGTCGGATAAGGTGGCGTTGGTTAACTCACCAGTGTCTGTGCCATTGAGATACACCATAGCTCCGGAAGGAGTGGAGTTGATCTGCAAGGTTCCAACCTGACTGACAAGGTCAAAGATGACTGCCTCAGTTTCACCTTTGCTTAAGGTGACTATCTGACTGAAGGAATCGTAACCGGACTTTGTAACAGTTATGTTGTAAGTACCAACCGGTTTGTCGACCAGGGTTACATTGGTTAATTCACCGGTGTCTGTGCCATTGAGATACACCATAGCTCCGGAAGGAGTGGAGTTGATCTGCAAAGTGCCGGTCTGCTCGGTTAAGTCAAAGCTGACTTCTTCAGTTTCACCCTTGCTTAAGGTGACTACCTGACTGGAGGAATCATAGCCTGACTTTGTAACAGTTATGTTGTAGGTTCCAACCGGTTTGTCGGCCAGGGTTACATTGGTTAACTCGCCGGTATTTGTGCCGTTGAGATATACCATAGCTCCGGAAGGAGTTGAGTTGATCTGCAAGGTACCGGTATGCTCAGTCAGGTCAAAGCTGACTTCTTTGGTTTCATCCTTGCCTAAGGTGACTATCTGACTTGAAGAGTCATAGCCGGACTTTGAAACTGTTATGTTGTAAGTTCCAACCGGTTTGTCGGATAAGGTGGCGTTGGTTAACTCACCAGTGTCTGTGCCGTTGAGATAAACCATAGCTCCGGAAGGAGTCGAGTTGATCTGTAATGTTCCAACCTGACTGACAAGGTCAAAGCTGACTGTCTCAGTTTCACCCTTGCTTAAGATGACTACCTGACTGGAGGAATCGTAACCGGACTTTGAAACTGTTATGTTGTAGGTTCCAACCGGTTTGTCGGATAAGGTGACGTTGGTTAACTCGCCGGTCTCTGTGCCGTTGAGATAAACCATAGCTCCGGAAGGAGTCGAGTTGATCTGCAAGGTACCGGTCTGCTCAGTCAGGTCAAAGCTGACTGTCTCAGTTTCACCCTTACCTAAAGTGACTATCTGACTGGAGGAATCGTAACCGGACTTTGTAACAGTTATGTTGTAGGTTCCAACCGGTTTATCGGTTAGGGTTACATTGGTTAACTCGCCGGTCTCTGTGCCGTTGAGATAAACCATAGCTCCGGAAGGAGTCGAGTTGATCTGCAAGGTACCGGTCTGCTCAGTCAGGTCAAAGCTGACTTCTTTGGTTTCATCCTTGCTTAAGGAGACTATCTGACTGGAGGAGTCATAACCGGACTTTGTAACAGTTATGTTGTAGGTTCCAACTGGTTTGTCGGCCAGAGTTACATTAGTTAATTCACCGGTGTCTGTGCCGTTGAGATAAACCATAGCTCCGGAAGGAGTCGAGTTGATCTGCAAGGTACCGGTATGCTCAGTCAGATCAAAGCTGACTTCTTTGGTTTCATCCCTGCTCAGGGTGACTACCTGGCTGGAATTGTCATAACCGGTCTTGACCACTGTAATATTGTAGGTTCCAACCGGTTTGTCGGATAAGGTGGCGTTGGTTAACTCACCAGTGTCTGTGCCGTTGATGTAGATCATAGCTCCGGAAGGAGTGGAGTTGATCTGTAATGTTCCAACCTGACTGACAAGGTCAAAGCTGACTGTCTCAGTTTCACCCTTACTTAAGATGACTACCTGACTGGAGGAATCGTAACCGGACTTTGAAACTGTTATGTTGTAGGTTCCAACCGGTTTGTCGGCCAGAGTTACATTGGTTAATTCACCGGTGTCTGTGCCGTTGAGATAAACCATAGCTCCGGAAGGAGTCGAGTTGATCTGTAATGTTCCAACCTGACTGACAAGGTCAAAGCTGACTTCTTTGGTTTCATCCTTGCCTAAGGTGACTATCTGACTGGAAGAGTCATAGCCGGACTTTGTAACTGTTATGTTGTAGGTTCCAACCGGTTTGTCGGCCAGAGTTATATTGGTTAATTCACCGGTGTCTGTGCCGTTGAGATAAACCATAGCTCCGGAAGGAGTCGAGTTGATCTGTAATGTTCCAACCTGACTGACAAGGTCAAAGCTGACTTCTTTGGTTTCATCCTTGCCTAAGGTGACTATCTGACTGGAAGAGTCATAGCCGGACTTTGTAACTGTTATGTTGTAGGTTCCAACCGGTTTGTCGGTCAGGGTTACATTGGTTAATTCACCGGTGTCTGTGCCGTTGAGATAAACCATAGCTCCGGAAGGAGTTGAGTTGATCTGCAAGGTACCGGTCTGCTCAGTCAGGTCAAAGCTGACTGTCTCAGTTTCACCCTTACCTAAAGTGACTATCTGACTGGAGGAATCGTAACCGGATTTTACAACAGTTATGTTGTAAGTACCAACCGGTTTGTCGGCCAGAGTTACATTAGTTAATTCACCGGTGTCTGTGCCGTTGAGATATACCGTAGCTCCGGAAGGAGTCGAGTTGATCTGCAATGTGCCAACCTGACTGACAAGGTCAAAGCTGACATCTTCAGTTTCATCCCTGCTCAGGGTCACAACCTGGCTGGAGTTATCATAACCGGATTTAACAACTGTAATATTGTAACTGCCAACCGGAATGTCAGAGAGAGTTGTATTTGTCAGTTCTTCCGTAGATGTTCCGTTAAGGTAGATCATAGCTCCGGAAGGAGTCGAGTTGATCTGCAACGTTCCAACCTGACTGACAAGGTCAAAGCTGACGTCTTCAGTTTCATCCCTGCTCAGGGTCACAACCTGGCTGGAATTGTCATAGCCGGATTTAACCACTGTAATATTGTAACTGCCAACCGGAATGTCAGAGAGAGTTACATTGGTTAATTCACCGGTGTCTGTGCCGTTGAGATATACCATAGCTCCGGAAGGAGTCGAGTTGATCTGCAATGTGCCAACCTGACTGACAAGGTCAAAGCTGACTTCTTCAGTTTCATCCTTGCCTAACGTCACAACCCGGCTGGAATTGTCATAACCGGATTTAACAACTGTAATATTGTAACTGCCAACCGGAATGTCAGAGAGAGTTGCATTTGTCAGTTCTTCAGTAGAGGTTCCGTTAAGGTAGATCAGAGCACCGGAAGGAGTTGAGTTGATCTGCAACGTGCCAACCTGACTGACAAGGTCAAAGCTGACTGTCTCAGTATCTCCTTTGCTTAAGGTCACAACCTGGCTGGAATTGTCATAGCCGGATTTGACAACTGTAATATTGTAAATGCCAACCGGAATGTCAGAGAGAGTTGCATTTGTCAGTTCTTCAGTAGAGGTTCCGTTAAGGTAGATCATAGCTCCGGAAGGAGTTGAATTGATCTGCAATGTGCCAACCTGACTGACAAGGTCAAAGCTGACTTCTTCAGTTTCACCCTTGCTTAAGGTGACTATCTGACTGGAAGAGTCATAGCCGGATTTGACAACTGTAATATTGTAACTGCCAACCGGA
This window harbors:
- a CDS encoding GntP family permease, with the protein product MDALIILALTLILITALAFSRKVPVFITLLMSALFFGLLAGFDPDTVIKWAIAGMGRVFSGFAIIILSGIVIVRLLSDQNLLSAMMYGINRRIKNPCISAGILGYLLSVPTTCCITTYMMLAPALKGTDNVISGADNSGSDINSGNQKRSNTLLYTLATGSIISYVFIFPTPVTIPLFVAFAPEFPAFSFDLLAIPVSVISLLVLIGVFCRRYKSEEWGDAARNKDDNEPDGEIALKTQLRAWAPFLTFLLTIPAGLFILKLSHATLMQFIMLMAMITALILAPDEKRKKSFSEGAKFAGLILFDFCAAGAIGSVISESGLANSAFDSMLPVMPAIVIPFLTAAMLATAQGSRVVTAVISAEIIGKSALADIIHPVPLILMIIAGTCCISYLTDPYFWLVKKTTGDDIGTVLKNYTLPLACYGIVIFVIALIMWAFVFPQPPFT
- the rpl12p gene encoding 50S ribosomal protein P1, whose amino-acid sequence is MEYIYAALILHNAGKDVSEEAVTSVLGAAGIAVDDSRVKALIAALDGVDIEEAIAKSAVAAVAAAPAAAAAPAEAAPAEEEEEEEEEDAAGGMAGLGALFG